CAAGCTGTATCCATCAATTTTTTCTCACTATATGAAAGACCTTTTTCTTCTTTTAAAACAGCAAGATCCCTCAATAATGTTGCTACATCAAAAATAGAACCTGTCTTTAATCTCTCAACAAGTTCCCGATACCTCTTATTGTGATTTTTTTCAGGATCTATAACTGATAATGGCTTTTCTTTAAGAATTGAATAAATTTTTGGTACCTCTTCTTGAGAAACAACTGGTCTTAAACCAATTGCTTTAGCATTTTCTATAGGGATAAAAATAAGCATCCCATTTTCCAAAATACGCATTGCATAAAAATCCTTTGTCTCACCAGAAAGTTCTTTTTTCTCAATTGACTCTATAATTCCAACACCATGCGCTGGATAGACTGCAAGATCACCAATCTTAAACATAAAATTATTTTAACATATTTTTTTCTAAATGCAAAACTTTACCTAACTTTTTTATTACCTTTTTATCTGCCTCTAAAAATGGCAATTTTTCCAACTCTTCCATTGTCACCCAGCGATACCTTACAGTAGGAAGCGGCTTAAGCTCTCCACTTTTATAAGAACAAAAAAATACATAAAGAGTAATTGAAAAATTAGGATAAGTGTGAAATATTTTAGTGAAAAAGCGATTAATATCAATCTCAATCCCTAATTCTTCCTTAATCTCCCTTAAAAGGCATTCTTCAAGTGTCTCATGCTCCTCTTTTTTCCCTCCAGGAAACTCCCAAAGACCACCATAAACCTCATGCTCAGGCCTAGTAGTAACCAGGATTTTTCCATTATGAAAGATAATAGCTGCTGTCACCTCATAATGAGGCATATTTTTTCATAACAAGTTCTAGTAAGAGAGGCAACCCATTACTTCATTTTGTTTCTCAAA
The window above is part of the Candidatus Desulfofervidus auxilii genome. Proteins encoded here:
- a CDS encoding CarD family transcriptional regulator, encoding MFKIGDLAVYPAHGVGIIESIEKKELSGETKDFYAMRILENGMLIFIPIENAKAIGLRPVVSQEEVPKIYSILKEKPLSVIDPEKNHNKRYRELVERLKTGSIFDVATLLRDLAVLKEEKGLSYSEKKLMDTACRLLVTEIAIAKKCDPEEVEVEIKQILSL
- a CDS encoding (deoxy)nucleoside triphosphate pyrophosphohydrolase, translating into MPHYEVTAAIIFHNGKILVTTRPEHEVYGGLWEFPGGKKEEHETLEECLLREIKEELGIEIDINRFFTKIFHTYPNFSITLYVFFCSYKSGELKPLPTVRYRWVTMEELEKLPFLEADKKVIKKLGKVLHLEKNMLK